The Methanocella sp. genomic sequence CTATGTCGATTATCGATATATCGACAGCCGATAGTCAATTAATGATAGATTACAAGTTTCGATGGAGCAAAAATGAGCGATAATTTTTTTAAAATAAACGTCGACTATAAGTGGATTGCGCTCTCGAACGTGACCCTCGCCTCGCTGATGGGCACCATTAACGGCAGCATCATCATGATCTCGCTGCCGGCGATCTTCGAGGGCATACATATCAATCCCATGGCCCCAGACTCGTTCCAGTATTTATTGTGGATCCTTATGGGCTATGGCCTCGTCACGGCGACGCTCCTCCTGAGCATCGGGCGCCTGGCGGACATGTACGGCCGTGTCAGGCTATTCCGGCTGGGCTTCCTGATATTTTCTATAGGCTCAGTACTATTATTCCTGACGCCGGGCACGGGTAATACCGGAGCGCTGGAGCTGGTCGTCTTCCGGCTGATACAGGCGGTGGGCGGCGCGTTCACCATGGCGAACGGCGCGGCCATCATCACCGACGCGTTCCCCTCCGACGAGCGAGGGAAGGCTCTGGGCATCAACATGGTCGCCGTCATGTCCGGCCAGTTCATCGGCCTCATCCTGGGCGGCATCCTCGCCGTCTACGACTGGCGCTACGTGTTCCTGGTCAGCGTGCCCTTCGCTATCCTGGGCACGCTCTGGTCCTACTGGAAGCTGAAGGAGGTCTCCTTCCGGGCGCCGAAGACCGGCATCGACTGGATAGGCAACCTGGTATTCGTCGCCGGGCTCACCTCGCTGCTGGTCG encodes the following:
- a CDS encoding MFS transporter, with translation MSDNFFKINVDYKWIALSNVTLASLMGTINGSIIMISLPAIFEGIHINPMAPDSFQYLLWILMGYGLVTATLLLSIGRLADMYGRVRLFRLGFLIFSIGSVLLFLTPGTGNTGALELVVFRLIQAVGGAFTMANGAAIITDAFPSDERGKALGINMVAVMSGQFIGLILGGILAVYDWRYVFLVSVPFAILGTLWSYWKLKEVSFRAPKTGIDWIGNLVFVAGLTSLLVGVTYGLMPYTHDNVTDPMGWSSPWVIAAIVIGVVLLAAFPFIERKVKNPMFRFEFFKIRAFMYANLASFTSAIARGGVMFMMILLLQGIWLP